One genomic segment of Panicum virgatum strain AP13 chromosome 2N, P.virgatum_v5, whole genome shotgun sequence includes these proteins:
- the LOC120659098 gene encoding uncharacterized protein LOC120659098, with protein MEVRQDPPSAVVEDPKSSIRAASTLDHPRCHNEQKRKGSPPSAMLEDPKGLQPGILLRLPPDELEHLFRAALVCKPWLRTLCDPDFLRRYRAFHGAPPLLGLLHGRQVVEGDPDAHFPSTTSMPDFPHPASDGRRTQPLECRHGRVLVHMLEDRAVDLLVWDPVTGNRHGLRKPYINWMTYSGAVFCTADGCDYLDCHGGPFGVVFVSNNDALDLIWRASVYSSETGAWNPPTSICKGCGCHLREHRCWLIRDGAL; from the exons ATGGAAGTCCGGCAAGATCCTCCTTCCGCCGTTGTTGAGGACCCCAAGAGCTCAATAAGAGCTGCCAGTACCTTGGATCATCCCCGGTGCCATAACGAACAGAAGAGAAAAGGAAGTCCTCCTTCCGCCATGCTTGAGGACCCCAAGGGCTTG CAACCTGgcatcctcctccgcctcccgccgGACGAGCTGGAGCACCTCTTCCGCGCTGCCCTCGTCTGCAAGCCCTGGCTCCGCACCCTCTGCGACCCGGACTTCCTCCGCCGGTACCGCGCCTTCCACggagcccctccccttctcggcctcctccaCGGGCGCCAGGTCGTCGAGGGGGACCCCGACGCCCACTTTCCCTCCACCACATCGATGCCCGACTTCCCCCACCCGGCCTCCGACGGCCGCCGCACGCAACCCCTCGAATgccgccacggccgcgtccTCGTCCACATGCTGGAGGACCGGGCTGTGGATCTCCTCGTCTGGGACCCCGTCACCGGCAACCGCCATGGCCTGCGCAAGCCGTACATTAACTGGATGACCTACAGCGGCGCAGTGTTCTGCACCGCTGACGGCTGCGACTACCTCGACTGCCATGGCGGGCCCTTCGGGGTTGTCTTCGTTAGCAACAACGACGCGCTGGATTTAATATGGAGGGCGAGCGTATACTCTTCTGAGACGGGGGCATGGAACCCGCCAACTTCTATATGCAAAGGGTGTGGATGTCATCTTCGTGAGCACAGATGTTGGCTTATTCGCGATGGAgctctgtaa